From a single Gracilimonas sp. genomic region:
- a CDS encoding histone H1, whose product MSRVEEIKNLVEETTVEMEKFYDKGNKAAGTRARKGLQELKKLAQEIRLEIQDIKNKD is encoded by the coding sequence ATGAGTAGAGTTGAAGAAATCAAAAACCTCGTAGAAGAAACCACTGTAGAAATGGAAAAATTCTACGACAAGGGCAACAAAGCAGCGGGTACACGTGCACGTAAAGGCCTTCAAGAATTAAAAAAATTAGCTCAGGAGATCCGTCTTGAGATTCAGGACATCAAAAACAAAGACTGA
- a CDS encoding serine hydrolase: protein MRFLPAILLFAFLLSCSSPHNPETLNELETLINSRLSELEGTFGVSFKSLQNPELSIAINEDERFHAASTMKTPVIIELYNQAEQGEFSVQDSIVVQNEFVSIVDSSTFTMEVSEDSEQDLYALLGKKTTLYHLAYEMITRSSNLATNILIDFLDAKKVTATMREMGADSIEVLRGVEDIKAYEAGLSNTTTPEDLRIIFEQLAGGDLLSSESKDEILKILKDQKYNDMIPVNLPEGTVVAHKTGWITGVHHDSGIVYMPDGSSFVLVFLSKNAPDRESVLAASADIAEYCYNFMNAQ, encoded by the coding sequence ATGAGATTTCTACCTGCAATTCTTCTTTTTGCTTTCCTGCTTTCCTGCTCCTCTCCTCATAATCCCGAAACCCTGAATGAACTGGAAACGCTTATCAATTCCAGGTTATCTGAGCTGGAGGGAACCTTTGGTGTTTCGTTTAAGAGTCTGCAAAACCCTGAACTTTCCATCGCTATTAATGAGGATGAGCGATTTCATGCGGCCAGCACCATGAAAACCCCGGTAATTATCGAGCTTTATAATCAGGCTGAACAAGGAGAGTTTTCCGTGCAAGACTCCATAGTAGTTCAGAACGAATTTGTGAGTATTGTAGACAGTTCTACCTTTACCATGGAAGTATCAGAAGATAGTGAGCAGGACCTGTATGCGCTATTAGGTAAGAAAACTACGCTTTACCATCTTGCTTATGAGATGATTACAAGAAGCAGCAACCTTGCCACAAACATTCTGATTGATTTCCTGGATGCAAAAAAAGTAACTGCTACCATGCGTGAAATGGGTGCTGACAGTATTGAAGTGCTTCGGGGAGTGGAAGACATTAAAGCTTATGAAGCCGGACTCAGTAACACAACCACTCCTGAAGATCTCAGAATTATCTTTGAACAGCTTGCCGGGGGTGATCTGCTATCTTCAGAATCAAAAGATGAGATTTTAAAAATTCTGAAAGACCAGAAATACAACGATATGATTCCGGTTAACCTTCCGGAAGGTACTGTGGTAGCCCATAAAACAGGCTGGATTACCGGCGTCCATCACGACTCTGGTATTGTCTACATGCCCGATGGAAGTTCTTTTGTCCTTGTCTTTCTTTCAAAAAACGCCCCTGACCGTGAATCAGTGCTGGCAGCTTCAGCTGATATCGCTGAATACTGCTATAACTTTATGAACGCGCAATAG
- a CDS encoding nuclear transport factor 2 family protein — MKHFLLLTVAVLLFTVPESVNAQTQDAKDVQATIEQLFDGMRASDSAMVADAFTKDAIMKRVATNQNGEVMVNTGNLAAFLNAIGSPKNEVWDERIGSYDINIDGNLATVWTPFEFYRGDTFSHCGVNSFQLVKKDGDWKIFFIVDTNRQSNCVES; from the coding sequence ATGAAGCACTTTTTACTTTTAACAGTTGCAGTCCTTTTGTTTACCGTTCCTGAATCAGTGAATGCTCAAACTCAGGATGCCAAAGATGTACAAGCTACCATAGAACAGCTCTTTGATGGAATGAGAGCAAGCGATAGCGCCATGGTGGCCGATGCTTTCACTAAAGATGCAATTATGAAGAGGGTGGCAACCAACCAGAATGGCGAAGTAATGGTTAATACCGGTAATCTTGCTGCATTTTTAAATGCTATCGGTTCTCCCAAAAATGAAGTCTGGGACGAACGCATTGGAAGCTATGACATTAATATTGATGGTAATCTCGCTACGGTATGGACTCCTTTTGAATTTTACAGGGGAGATACCTTTTCGCACTGTGGGGTGAATTCATTTCAGCTTGTGAAGAAAGACGGAGACTGGAAAATATTTTTCATAGTCGATACAAATCGTCAGTCCAATTGTGTTGAATCTTAA
- a CDS encoding pyruvate dehydrogenase complex dihydrolipoamide acetyltransferase has protein sequence MAIKIEMPKLSDTMEEGVIASWNVSEGDKVEAGDIIAEVETDKATMEVEAFDEGTVLKILVGEGDAVPLGGLMAVLGEEGEDISDILDGAGSDASAQKEGAKESKSENKEEAKSKSSSGLTSPKSEPSTSSPSDNGRIKASPLARSMADDRGIDLSRVDGSGPGGRIIKADIENYKEAAQPAAASAPSQSFKSLESKEIKVSQMRKTIARRLSESKFSNPHFYETIDIDMKAAVQARASMNEANDVKISFNDIVVKACAIALTRHPYVNSSWLGDTIKQHADVHVAVAVAIEEGLMTPVINHADQKGLAQISSETRELAGLARDRKLQPEQMEGSTFTISNLGMFGIEEFTAIINPPNACILAVGAIRDVPVVENGEVVPGKRMKVTLSSDHRIVDGAKAAEFLNTVKNLLENPLSMLL, from the coding sequence ATGGCGATTAAGATTGAAATGCCGAAGCTCAGCGATACCATGGAAGAAGGGGTAATCGCGTCGTGGAATGTAAGCGAAGGAGATAAGGTAGAAGCCGGCGATATTATTGCTGAAGTAGAAACTGATAAAGCCACCATGGAAGTGGAAGCCTTTGATGAAGGTACCGTTCTCAAGATTTTGGTTGGGGAAGGAGATGCTGTTCCACTGGGTGGTTTAATGGCTGTTCTTGGTGAGGAAGGCGAAGATATCTCTGATATTTTAGATGGAGCCGGAAGTGATGCTTCCGCTCAGAAAGAAGGAGCCAAAGAATCTAAATCTGAAAATAAAGAAGAAGCAAAATCTAAAAGCTCTTCTGGATTGACATCTCCAAAGTCAGAACCCTCAACATCATCACCTTCAGATAACGGAAGAATTAAAGCTTCTCCATTGGCACGAAGCATGGCTGATGACAGAGGTATTGATCTATCGCGGGTAGATGGTTCCGGTCCTGGCGGAAGAATTATCAAGGCTGATATCGAGAATTACAAAGAAGCAGCACAACCCGCTGCGGCATCAGCTCCTTCCCAGTCGTTTAAGAGCCTGGAAAGCAAAGAGATTAAAGTTTCCCAGATGCGGAAGACCATTGCCCGGCGCTTGTCGGAGAGTAAGTTCAGCAATCCGCATTTCTATGAGACTATTGACATTGACATGAAAGCTGCGGTTCAGGCCAGAGCTTCCATGAACGAAGCCAATGATGTGAAAATCAGTTTTAATGATATTGTGGTGAAGGCTTGTGCAATTGCTCTCACTCGCCACCCATACGTTAACAGTTCCTGGCTGGGAGATACCATCAAGCAGCACGCGGATGTTCATGTGGCTGTAGCTGTGGCCATTGAGGAAGGATTGATGACTCCGGTGATCAACCACGCCGATCAGAAGGGACTTGCCCAGATTTCATCTGAAACAAGGGAGCTTGCCGGACTGGCCCGCGACCGTAAACTTCAGCCGGAACAGATGGAAGGAAGTACGTTCACCATCAGTAATCTGGGAATGTTTGGCATTGAAGAATTCACAGCTATTATTAATCCACCAAACGCCTGTATTTTAGCGGTAGGTGCCATTCGTGACGTCCCTGTTGTTGAGAACGGAGAAGTAGTTCCCGGCAAACGAATGAAAGTGACGCTCTCAAGCGATCACCGAATTGTGGACGGAGCCAAGGCAGCAGAATTCCTGAACACGGTTAAGAACCTGTTGGAAAATCCGCTTTCCATGCTGCTTTAA
- a CDS encoding pyruvate dehydrogenase complex E1 component subunit beta codes for MAELQFREAIKEAIDEEMAREEKVFIMGEEVAEYNGAYKATEGLLDKYGYKRVIDTPISELGFAGIGVGAAMNGLRPIVEFMTFNFAVLAADQIINHASKAGYMTGGQISMPIVFRGPNASAGQLGATHSVAYDSMYAHFPGLKVIYTSEPDDAKGLLKSAIRDDNPVLFMESEQMYGMKGEVSDEEDYIIPIGKGKIKREGSDVTVVAHGKMYHVAKQAAAQLEKDGVEVEIIDPRTVKPLDLPLIIESIKKTNRCVVVDEAHPFAGFAAEIGFLIQREAFDYLDAPVQRVTLPDVNAPFSKPLFDAWLPSAKNVIDAVNQVTYRN; via the coding sequence ATGGCTGAATTACAATTTAGAGAAGCGATAAAAGAGGCAATTGACGAGGAAATGGCCCGTGAAGAGAAAGTCTTCATTATGGGTGAGGAAGTTGCCGAATACAACGGAGCTTATAAAGCCACCGAAGGACTTTTAGACAAATACGGTTATAAAAGAGTAATCGATACTCCTATTTCTGAACTTGGCTTTGCCGGGATCGGAGTTGGAGCCGCAATGAACGGTCTTCGTCCTATTGTAGAATTCATGACGTTTAACTTTGCCGTGCTGGCAGCCGACCAGATCATAAATCATGCTTCCAAAGCAGGATATATGACCGGCGGACAAATCAGCATGCCTATTGTATTCCGTGGACCAAATGCATCTGCAGGTCAGTTAGGAGCAACACACTCGGTAGCTTACGATTCGATGTATGCTCACTTCCCGGGACTGAAAGTGATTTACACATCAGAGCCGGATGATGCCAAGGGATTATTGAAATCTGCGATCCGTGATGACAACCCCGTGTTGTTCATGGAATCGGAGCAGATGTATGGAATGAAAGGGGAAGTATCTGACGAAGAAGATTACATTATCCCGATTGGGAAAGGAAAGATCAAGCGTGAAGGAAGTGATGTGACTGTTGTTGCACACGGGAAAATGTATCATGTGGCCAAACAAGCTGCTGCACAGCTTGAAAAAGACGGAGTGGAAGTAGAGATTATTGATCCGCGTACGGTAAAGCCACTTGACCTGCCTTTGATCATAGAATCAATTAAGAAAACCAACCGATGTGTAGTTGTAGATGAAGCGCATCCATTTGCAGGATTTGCAGCTGAGATTGGCTTCTTGATTCAACGCGAAGCTTTTGATTACTTAGATGCACCGGTTCAGCGTGTTACATTACCTGATGTAAATGCACCATTTTCCAAACCACTGTTTGATGCATGGTTGCCAAGTGCCAAAAATGTAATTGACGCAGTTAATCAGGTTACATACAGGAACTAG
- the pdhA gene encoding pyruvate dehydrogenase (acetyl-transferring) E1 component subunit alpha — translation MAKKKTDEVNFAPRGIGDEKDGAVQKGVDLPSPTKKKHKSLGLSEDDLKAMYEQMYLQRRFEERAMQQYQKGKFGGFLHLYIGQEAISTGTVYALNDDDDIITAYRDHGWGLCRGITPKEGMAELFGKAPGCSKGKGGSMHFAKTENHFWGGYGIVGGHIPIGGGLAFANKYNQNGRISATFFGDGAVDQGALHETFNIANLWKLPAIFAVENNGYSMGTAARRHTVTEIVDRAKAYGMKGKVVNGMDVFSVYEAMKEVAEDVRKNSEPYFLEIRTYRYRGHSMSDPQKYRTKEELEEYQKVDPIERLKTYLKDEKILKDSEIQEIEDKVEDEVLEAVDFADNADFPEESALYDDMFAEDDPYFHK, via the coding sequence ATGGCTAAGAAGAAAACAGACGAAGTAAATTTTGCCCCGCGGGGTATTGGAGACGAAAAAGACGGCGCCGTTCAAAAAGGCGTGGATCTTCCATCCCCAACCAAAAAGAAACACAAATCCCTTGGCTTGAGTGAAGATGATCTCAAGGCAATGTATGAGCAGATGTATCTTCAGCGACGTTTTGAAGAGCGTGCCATGCAGCAGTATCAGAAGGGTAAATTTGGTGGATTTCTTCACCTTTATATTGGTCAGGAAGCCATTTCAACCGGAACCGTATATGCTCTGAATGATGACGACGATATCATTACAGCTTATCGTGATCACGGCTGGGGACTTTGCCGAGGAATTACCCCGAAAGAAGGGATGGCTGAATTATTTGGTAAAGCACCGGGATGCTCCAAAGGTAAAGGTGGTTCCATGCACTTTGCCAAGACAGAAAATCACTTCTGGGGCGGTTACGGAATTGTAGGTGGCCATATCCCCATTGGGGGCGGACTTGCTTTTGCTAACAAATACAATCAGAACGGCAGAATTTCGGCCACGTTTTTTGGGGATGGTGCTGTAGATCAGGGAGCACTTCACGAGACTTTTAACATCGCTAACCTCTGGAAACTGCCGGCTATTTTTGCGGTAGAGAACAACGGTTACTCGATGGGAACCGCTGCCCGTCGCCATACGGTTACTGAAATTGTGGACCGTGCCAAAGCTTATGGCATGAAAGGAAAAGTGGTAAACGGAATGGATGTTTTTTCTGTGTATGAAGCTATGAAAGAAGTAGCTGAAGATGTGCGCAAGAACTCAGAACCGTATTTCCTTGAAATCCGCACGTATCGTTACCGCGGTCATTCGATGTCAGATCCTCAGAAATACCGTACTAAAGAGGAGCTGGAAGAATATCAAAAAGTAGATCCTATCGAGCGATTGAAAACGTATCTGAAAGATGAAAAAATTCTGAAAGACAGCGAAATTCAGGAAATAGAGGACAAAGTTGAGGATGAAGTACTTGAAGCAGTTGACTTTGCTGACAATGCGGATTTCCCAGAAGAATCAGCTCTCTATGATGATATGTTTGCTGAAGACGATCCTTATTTCCATAAATAA
- the alaS gene encoding alanine--tRNA ligase → MSHKTSAQIRQEFFDFFAEKDHAIVDSAPVVPKNDPTLLFTNAGMNQFKAIFLGEEDTLKHEGKNWNRAADTQKCIRVSGKHNDLEEVGHDTYHHTLFEMLGNWSFGDYFKKEAIGWAWELLVDEWGLEPDRLYATVFGGDEEDGLPVDDEAIELWKSETGIDHGHILKCGKKDNFWEMGETGPCGPCSEVHIDLRSDEDRKKKPGAELVNMDDPRVMEIWNLVFIQFNRKPDGSLEKLPAQHVDTGMGFERICAVLQNKTSNYDTDVFTPVINKIAEMAGETYGKNEEKDIAMRVIADHIRAVTFSIADGASPGNDGRGYVIRRILRRAIRYGWDVLDFKEPFFFKLVDVLADQFEEVFPEIAAQKEYIVNVIRSEEKSFLKTLGQGIELFNEMVEGKDKLSGEDAFKLHDTYGFPIDLTELMAREQGVEVDVEGFNKNMKEQKERARAAGKFSVDQSDSKSWNVIEDTDEFEFVGYDDAKAEVNIIAYRKEGDRFALQLNKTPFYAESGGQVADTGLITNGDEYIKVLDVKKSNGQFIHYVDKLPEDLSGTWTASIDLDRRIEIQKHHSATHLVHAALRGILGDHVAQKGSLVDENHLRFDFSHFEAMTDEQLDEVEQLVNEKIQENIPLQEERNVPIDEAKDRGAMMLFGEKYGESVRVITFDEDYSVELCGGTHVGATGEIGYFRFTQETSVAAGIRRIEAVCGTRADKLLRDEKRLLQQVKGAIGQTQDLVADVMKLIEEKKSLEKELEQMQLQNTGAKLDELIQSASSLTSGIRLVKGEIAGADMDVLKQLGYDGLQKTKENTAIVLGSKDEEEKKVYLMVALSEDLIKEKGLKAGAIVGQLGRLVGGGGGGQPNLATAGGRQPEKLGEALDKVNEIITESIQ, encoded by the coding sequence ATGTCTCACAAGACTTCTGCTCAGATTCGTCAGGAATTCTTTGATTTCTTTGCTGAAAAAGATCATGCTATTGTAGATAGTGCCCCTGTCGTTCCTAAAAATGATCCTACACTTTTATTTACCAATGCGGGAATGAACCAGTTTAAAGCCATTTTTCTTGGAGAGGAAGACACGCTTAAGCACGAAGGAAAAAACTGGAATCGGGCCGCTGATACTCAGAAATGTATTCGCGTAAGCGGTAAGCACAACGATTTGGAAGAAGTAGGCCACGATACCTATCATCATACGCTGTTCGAGATGCTGGGGAACTGGTCGTTTGGCGACTACTTCAAAAAAGAGGCTATTGGGTGGGCCTGGGAATTGTTGGTGGATGAATGGGGACTCGAACCCGATCGGCTTTATGCTACCGTTTTTGGAGGAGATGAAGAAGACGGCCTCCCTGTTGATGATGAAGCCATTGAACTTTGGAAGAGCGAGACAGGTATTGATCATGGCCATATCCTGAAATGCGGGAAGAAGGATAATTTTTGGGAGATGGGGGAAACCGGTCCATGTGGTCCGTGCTCTGAAGTGCATATTGATTTACGTTCGGATGAAGATCGTAAGAAAAAACCCGGCGCTGAATTGGTGAACATGGATGACCCGCGGGTGATGGAAATCTGGAACCTGGTATTTATTCAGTTCAACCGGAAACCAGACGGAAGTCTTGAAAAACTGCCTGCACAGCACGTTGATACCGGAATGGGCTTTGAGCGTATTTGTGCGGTCCTTCAGAATAAAACATCCAATTATGACACGGATGTATTCACTCCAGTAATTAACAAGATTGCGGAGATGGCCGGTGAGACTTACGGCAAGAATGAAGAAAAAGACATCGCCATGCGGGTGATTGCAGATCATATCCGTGCGGTTACCTTTTCGATAGCCGATGGGGCTTCTCCCGGAAATGATGGTCGTGGATATGTAATCCGACGAATTCTGCGCCGTGCTATTCGATATGGTTGGGATGTGCTGGATTTCAAAGAGCCATTTTTCTTCAAGTTAGTAGACGTACTTGCGGATCAGTTTGAAGAGGTATTCCCGGAGATTGCAGCTCAGAAAGAATATATCGTAAACGTTATTCGGTCCGAAGAAAAGAGCTTCCTAAAGACATTGGGGCAGGGTATTGAACTGTTCAATGAAATGGTGGAAGGCAAGGATAAGCTCTCAGGTGAGGATGCTTTTAAACTGCACGATACCTACGGTTTTCCGATTGACCTGACCGAGCTAATGGCTCGGGAACAAGGAGTTGAAGTAGATGTGGAAGGCTTCAACAAAAACATGAAAGAGCAGAAAGAACGTGCTCGTGCTGCCGGTAAGTTTTCGGTTGATCAGTCTGATTCAAAATCCTGGAATGTAATTGAAGATACAGATGAGTTTGAGTTTGTAGGGTATGACGATGCTAAAGCAGAAGTTAACATCATCGCTTATCGCAAAGAAGGAGATCGATTTGCCCTGCAGTTGAACAAAACCCCGTTTTATGCCGAAAGTGGTGGACAGGTTGCTGATACCGGGCTTATTACCAATGGTGATGAATACATCAAAGTATTGGATGTGAAGAAGTCGAACGGGCAGTTTATTCATTATGTGGATAAGCTTCCGGAAGATCTGAGCGGAACCTGGACAGCAAGTATCGATTTGGATAGAAGAATTGAAATTCAGAAGCATCATTCTGCAACCCATTTGGTTCATGCTGCACTTCGTGGAATTCTGGGAGATCATGTAGCGCAGAAAGGATCGCTGGTGGATGAAAACCATCTGAGGTTTGATTTCTCTCACTTTGAAGCCATGACCGATGAGCAGCTGGATGAGGTTGAGCAGTTGGTGAATGAGAAAATTCAGGAAAACATCCCACTGCAAGAAGAACGAAACGTACCTATTGATGAAGCCAAAGACCGCGGTGCGATGATGCTCTTTGGTGAGAAATATGGTGAGAGCGTTCGGGTGATTACTTTCGATGAAGATTATTCTGTCGAACTTTGTGGGGGAACTCATGTAGGGGCAACCGGCGAAATCGGATACTTTCGATTTACTCAGGAAACCTCTGTAGCGGCTGGTATTCGAAGAATCGAAGCTGTTTGTGGAACCAGGGCTGATAAACTTCTCCGGGATGAAAAACGATTGCTTCAGCAAGTAAAAGGAGCCATCGGGCAAACCCAGGATCTTGTTGCTGATGTAATGAAACTTATAGAGGAGAAAAAATCGCTGGAAAAAGAACTCGAACAAATGCAGCTTCAAAACACCGGAGCCAAGCTGGATGAGCTGATACAAAGCGCAAGTTCTTTGACCTCGGGTATCAGACTCGTTAAAGGTGAAATTGCCGGCGCTGATATGGATGTTCTTAAGCAGCTTGGCTACGATGGCCTTCAAAAAACAAAGGAAAACACGGCGATAGTTCTTGGATCCAAAGATGAGGAAGAAAAAAAGGTGTACCTGATGGTGGCCCTTTCAGAAGACCTGATTAAGGAAAAGGGATTAAAAGCCGGTGCGATTGTCGGTCAGCTTGGAAGGCTTGTTGGCGGAGGTGGAGGCGGTCAGCCTAACCTGGCTACAGCCGGAGGACGCCAGCCTGAAAAACTGGGTGAAGCCCTCGATAAAGTGAATGAAATAATCACCGAATCAATTCAATAG
- a CDS encoding DUF502 domain-containing protein — translation MKTILNYFFRGMLVILPVSATVYLVYVTLVWINNLFNNLFYSWFDLEVPGLGIVTGFIAITLIGFVLTQTFVKPILHLFEKLLTKTPFVNIVYNSLKDLTEAFVGDKKKFTQPVSVEFSEPVGMKRFGFITEESLSHFGLEDEVAVYCPHSYNFSGNLYIVPKDKVTPIKTDPTNFMRFIVSGGVTKIHS, via the coding sequence ATGAAAACGATTCTGAATTACTTTTTTCGTGGAATGCTGGTCATTTTACCCGTCAGCGCTACCGTCTATTTAGTTTATGTGACCCTGGTCTGGATCAACAACCTCTTTAACAATCTATTCTATAGCTGGTTTGACCTTGAGGTTCCGGGATTAGGGATTGTTACCGGCTTTATTGCCATAACCCTAATTGGGTTTGTCCTAACCCAGACTTTTGTGAAGCCCATCCTACACCTCTTTGAAAAACTACTCACAAAAACTCCTTTCGTAAATATTGTATATAACTCTCTGAAAGATCTTACAGAAGCTTTTGTGGGAGATAAAAAGAAATTCACCCAGCCGGTGAGTGTAGAGTTCAGTGAACCTGTTGGCATGAAACGATTTGGGTTCATTACCGAAGAATCACTGTCTCACTTTGGCCTGGAAGATGAGGTTGCCGTGTACTGCCCTCATTCCTATAACTTTTCCGGCAACTTATATATCGTTCCCAAAGATAAAGTTACACCTATCAAAACCGACCCGACAAATTTTATGCGTTTTATCGTATCAGGCGGGGTGACCAAAATTCATTCTTAA
- a CDS encoding outer membrane beta-barrel protein: MKRLLSLFSLIIISTLLTQATAQEYLIENSSGIGPKIGFYKAPDAEDGTMFIGLQSRTKGKYVGAEFSLEYRGEQSYTTTGGSELTVRQVPVTGSLLVFAPLAENLAPYGLAGLGAYYTFYDYDGGFTNPGDDAEVNIGYHLGFGADVALSESAALNIDYRYLFLDGSDDLSDKEFSGNVISAGLTFYF, encoded by the coding sequence ATGAAAAGATTACTATCACTTTTTTCTTTAATAATAATTTCAACACTACTGACGCAGGCAACAGCGCAGGAATACCTGATTGAGAATTCTTCCGGAATAGGTCCAAAAATTGGTTTCTATAAAGCCCCTGACGCCGAAGATGGAACCATGTTTATTGGTCTCCAATCCCGGACAAAAGGTAAATATGTTGGAGCTGAATTTTCGCTGGAATACAGAGGAGAGCAAAGCTATACAACAACGGGTGGAAGTGAGCTAACCGTTCGACAAGTTCCTGTTACAGGGTCTTTATTGGTTTTTGCTCCGTTGGCTGAAAACCTTGCCCCTTATGGTTTAGCTGGATTGGGTGCCTATTATACCTTTTATGACTATGATGGTGGCTTTACAAATCCAGGAGATGATGCTGAGGTGAATATTGGTTATCACTTAGGTTTTGGTGCTGATGTGGCCCTTTCGGAATCTGCTGCCTTAAATATAGACTATCGCTATTTATTTTTAGATGGAAGTGATGATCTGTCAGATAAGGAATTTAGCGGCAATGTAATTTCAGCCGGACTCACATTTTATTTCTAA
- a CDS encoding response regulator: MTESANKKILIVEDDMIISLVVENMIKKLGHTLVGKAASGDEAIELAKEHQPDIVLMDIRLKGEMDGIEAVTQIKEHIKTEVIYLTGNSDKVNYERAKATECVDLISKPFTIGELTRSLELVP; the protein is encoded by the coding sequence TTGACAGAATCGGCAAATAAGAAAATACTTATTGTAGAAGACGACATGATTATATCACTTGTCGTTGAAAATATGATCAAGAAGCTTGGCCATACGTTAGTGGGTAAAGCCGCCTCAGGAGATGAAGCTATTGAGTTAGCTAAAGAGCATCAGCCAGATATTGTGTTAATGGATATCCGGCTTAAGGGAGAGATGGATGGGATCGAAGCTGTGACTCAGATTAAAGAACACATCAAGACAGAAGTAATTTATCTCACCGGAAATTCTGATAAGGTAAATTACGAACGAGCCAAAGCCACAGAATGTGTGGATTTAATCTCAAAGCCTTTCACGATTGGAGAATTGACCCGCTCATTAGAGTTGGTTCCCTGA
- a CDS encoding FAD-dependent oxidoreductase: MKRDKNVCIIGCGISGLSVAHLLQQHNWDVTIFTEKDPRTAKPDPTFSSLFPAASVIPRSVYSENVYSIFTKSQAYFETLYKNKFPGLKLHEHFELFTMAQSLPDYTHLMKGFTPLTNFKNSFHPKHPEHEVKDGWKFSCYFADWSLYYPSLMETVLKNGVALEIKSIQKEELKNLPYDIIINCSELGSIRLFDDPNDLIYRGHILQINDIPRLLNSEGNVVSYNFSPGADVYKTESGNSQDIYCYPRKDGLILGGSRQIGKLDDQENWIGEETVQPIMNINGIEIPAQIYNLHKSIIQETFGVDISEFKNRKVKIGYRYVRKKENGLRLETEELHDKLFIHNYGHGGAGVTLSWGCALEVLQLLEENIS; the protein is encoded by the coding sequence ATGAAGAGAGACAAAAATGTTTGCATCATCGGTTGTGGTATAAGCGGATTAAGTGTTGCGCATCTTTTGCAACAGCATAATTGGGATGTCACCATCTTTACAGAAAAAGATCCAAGAACAGCAAAACCTGATCCAACTTTTAGCAGCCTCTTCCCGGCAGCATCTGTAATTCCACGTTCTGTATACTCAGAAAATGTGTACTCTATTTTTACAAAGAGTCAGGCCTATTTTGAAACACTCTACAAGAACAAATTCCCCGGATTAAAGCTTCACGAGCATTTCGAACTTTTTACTATGGCTCAGAGCTTACCTGACTATACCCACCTGATGAAAGGTTTTACTCCCCTGACAAACTTCAAAAACTCTTTTCATCCAAAACATCCTGAACATGAAGTGAAAGATGGATGGAAGTTTTCCTGCTATTTTGCTGATTGGTCGCTCTATTATCCCTCTTTAATGGAGACTGTACTAAAAAATGGAGTAGCACTCGAAATCAAATCGATTCAAAAAGAAGAATTGAAAAATCTGCCTTATGACATAATCATCAATTGCTCGGAGCTGGGATCCATTCGGCTTTTTGATGACCCTAATGATCTTATTTATAGAGGACATATTCTGCAGATTAATGATATTCCCCGCTTATTGAATTCTGAAGGGAATGTTGTTTCGTATAATTTTTCTCCCGGAGCCGATGTTTATAAAACCGAATCCGGAAACTCACAAGACATCTATTGCTACCCCAGAAAGGATGGATTGATTCTGGGGGGAAGTCGACAAATTGGCAAACTGGATGACCAGGAAAATTGGATTGGAGAAGAAACTGTCCAGCCAATCATGAACATAAATGGAATAGAGATTCCAGCTCAAATTTATAATCTGCACAAAAGTATTATTCAGGAAACATTTGGCGTTGACATCAGCGAGTTTAAAAACCGGAAAGTAAAAATTGGATACCGATACGTTCGGAAGAAGGAGAATGGGTTAAGGCTGGAGACTGAAGAACTACACGACAAACTCTTCATTCATAATTATGGACACGGTGGTGCCGGCGTAACTTTAAGCTGGGGATGTGCACTTGAGGTTTTGCAGCTACTGGAAGAAAATATTAGCTAA
- a CDS encoding MerC domain-containing protein, which produces MQNRNTESSKGFWDRLGIGLSGLCAIHCLLVPVFVSLIPLWPALDDFHEYTHLVFILAIAPAVVLSIKKRKNLKSISGYLFVGLAIIFVAWFFNHQLGEYGEAGVTLIGSGLLIRGHWLNYRSKNIS; this is translated from the coding sequence ATGCAAAATAGAAATACTGAATCATCCAAAGGATTTTGGGATCGGCTGGGAATCGGGCTTTCCGGTTTATGTGCAATACATTGCCTGTTGGTACCTGTTTTTGTTTCTCTGATACCGCTATGGCCGGCACTGGATGATTTTCACGAATACACACACCTGGTATTCATTCTAGCCATTGCTCCTGCGGTTGTTTTATCCATCAAAAAAAGAAAGAATCTCAAATCTATCTCAGGCTATTTATTCGTTGGGCTTGCCATTATTTTTGTGGCCTGGTTTTTTAATCATCAGCTTGGAGAGTATGGCGAAGCGGGGGTGACGTTGATTGGAAGTGGCTTATTAATCAGGGGACACTGGCTTAATTATAGATCAAAAAATATTAGCTAA